The Lates calcarifer isolate ASB-BC8 linkage group LG14, TLL_Latcal_v3, whole genome shotgun sequence genome has a segment encoding these proteins:
- the LOC127143271 gene encoding C-type mannose receptor 2-like: MMERILLFVLFLSGWKISTSLQHQYHYVSDSKNWTEAQTFCRETYTDLATIENTEEMKQLINTVSSAGYNSDVWVGLYSKVEWKWSDGYTGSGAEFRSWETSDDEPDFVSANQFCVIIGGGGGWWDDDCSLKYPLICYRGTQLEPEYVLVNEAMNWSSAQRHCRENFIDLVTVRNDTENTEIQNLVPSGNWAWTGLSRDPNFYWSDQSNFSFSNLDNTANLIGSMRIICGVAALHRSGKWRFLPCERRLPFVCHSIPPPPVKRQVVKLKDEGGGLLCGSERPCCESWHPEKGKSPTSILKHFKWSHSCAQ; this comes from the exons ATGATGGAGAGGATCttgctgtttgtcttgtttctgtcaG GCTGGAAGATCTCCACCAGCCTTCAACATCAGTACCACTATGTGTCTGATTCAAAGAACTGGACTGAAGCTCAGACCTTCTGCAGAGAGACATACACAGACCTGGCCACCattgaaaacactgaagaaatgaaGCAACTTATCAACACAGTTTCATCTGCTGGCTACAACTCTGATGTCTGGGTTGGCCTGTACAGTAAGGTTGAGTGGAAGTGGTCCGATGGATACACAGGGAGTGGAGCTGAGTTTAGGAGCTGGGAAACTTCTGATGATGAACCAGACTTTGTTTCAGCCAATCAGTTCTGTGTGATCattggaggtggaggaggatggtGGGATGATGATTGCTCTTTGAAATATCCATTGATCTGTTACAGAG GAACACAGCTGGAGCCTGAATATGTTTTGGTGAATGAAGCAATGAATTGGTCCAGCGCTCAGAGGCACTGCAGGGAGAACTTCATAGACCTGGTCACTGTGAGGAAcgacactgaaaacactgagatacAGAACCTGGTGCCAAGTGGAAACTGGGCATGGACTGGCCTATCTAGAGATCCTAATTTTTATTGGTCTGATCAGAGCAACTTCTCATTCAGCAACTTGGATAACACTGCAAACCTCATTGGCTCTATGAGAATCATATGTGGTGTTGCAGCTCTGCACCGATCAGGAAAATGGAGGTTTTTGCCCTGTGAGAGAAGATTACCATTTGTCTGCCACAGCATCCCTCCACCTC CAGTGAAGAGACAGGTAGTGAAGCTGAAGGATGAAGGTGGAGGACTCCTCTGTGGATCTGAACGACCCTGCTGTGAAAGCTGGCATCCTGAAAAAGGCAAGTCTCCAACATCCATCCTGAAACACTTTAAATGGTCACATTCCTGTGCTCAGTGA
- the LOC108882058 gene encoding secretory phospholipase A2 receptor isoform X2, which yields MKERILLAVFYLSGLLTFSTCRPHQYHYVSDSKNWTEAQTYCRETYTDLATIENTEEMNQLINTVSSAGYNSDVWIGLYSKVEWKWSDGYTGSGAEFRSWQTGELYINSETKACVMSYSTGEWWGGECTWVVRFICYKGTQLEPEYVFVNQAMNWSSAQRHCRENFVDLATVRNQSENTEIQNLASGWAWISLFGYPRVHWSDGSVSSFRSWYSSGHEIHVTVTCGAAALQNSGNWRLLPCETRLPFVCSGIPPPPVKRQVVKLRMKVEDSSVDLNDPAVKAGILKKLQDRLEEKGESGVSLKWREQPDGKVFHKEGESPQEKKRKKTEL from the exons ATGAAGGAAAGGATCTTACTGGCTGTTTTCTATCTCTCAG GGTTGCTCACCTTCTCCACGTGCCGTCCCCATCAGTACCACTATGTGTCTGATTCAAAGAACTGGACTGAAGCTCAGACCTACTGCAGAGAGACATACACAGACCTGGCCACCattgaaaacactgaagaaatgaaCCAACTTATCAACACAGTTTCATCTGCTGGCTACAACTCTGATGTCTGGATTGGTCTGTACAGTAAGGTTGAGTGGAAGTGGTCCGATGGATACACAGGGAGTGGAGCTGAGTTTAGGAGCTGGCAAACCGGAGAACTGTATATTAACTCTGAAACTAAGGCCTGTGTAATGTCCTACTCTACTGGTGAATGGTGGGGTGGTGAATGCACATGGGTAGTAAGATTCATCTGTTATAAAG GAACACAGCTGGAGCCTGAATATGTCTTTGTAAATCAAGCAATGAATTGGTCCAGCGCTCAGAGGCACTGCAGGGAGAACTTTGTAGATCTGGCCACTGTGAGGAAccagagtgaaaacactgagataCAGAACTTGGCGTCAGGCTGGGCATGGATCAGTTTGTTTGGATATCCTCGCGTTCACTGGTCTGATGGGAGTGTCAGCTCATTCAGATCCTGGTACAGTTCAGGGCATGAGATACATGTCACTGTCACATGTGGTGCTGCAGCTTTGCAGAACTCAGGAAACTGGAGGCTTCTCCCCTGTGAAACAAGATTACCATTCGTCTGCTCCGGCATCCCTCCACCCC CAGTAAAGAGACAGGTAGTGAAGCTGAGGATGAAGGTGGAGGACTCCTCTGTGGATCTGAACGACCCTGCTGTGAAAGCTGGCATCCTGAAAAAG ctccaggacagactggaggagaaaggagagagtggAGTCTCCCTGAAGTGGAGAGAGCAGCCTGATGGGAAAGTCTTCCACAAGGAGGGAGAAAGTcctcaggagaaaaaaaggaagaagaccGAGCTGTGA
- the LOC108882058 gene encoding homeodomain-interacting protein kinase 2 isoform X1: MKRSSSSPGSSVSNFSPSRFTAMLFPRNYKVVEFLGRGGFGEVFKCAKLDTKELVAVKIPQPGCSFINELTLLNFFMWKNLDKCNIVRFIDSFTLRDNRAALAFEMLDVTLKDYIIHQRNFIPLELHEVRNVVQQMATALEALKTNEVIHSDIKLDNIMLVDRAEQPLRVKLIDFGLAFPTCKARQGTFHQTTLYRAPEIILGLPFSEAMDMWSLGVVMAFLVLGDLLFPGVTEYDALRCIVDLLGVPPDHLLSAGWFTHDYFVQRLSGHWRLMTPEEFWGSRKPFRDYRAYHFRNLDEVENLPLTNLSMVEADEKKECVDLLKAMLQMDADKRITPSQVLAHPFITWGTLQHGFNSETLQASTSCTTEPGTSKTKELGAIQKADPGTHSGNRTRNN, translated from the exons ATGAAACGGAGCAGTTCATCACCCGGTTCATCCGTCAGCAACTTCAGCCCCAGCAGATTCACTGCTATGCTGTTCCCCAGAAATTATAAGGTGGTGGAGTTTCTGGGACGGGGAGGCTTTGGAGAGGTGTTCAAGTGTGCCAAACTGGACACCAAAGAGTTAGTTGCTGTAAAGATCCCTCAACCCGGCTGCAGCTTCATTAATGAA CTGACTCTACTAAACTTCTTCATGTGGAAGAACCTGGACAAATGTAACATTGTCAGGTTCATTGACTCGTTCACTCTGAGGGACAACAGAGCTGCTCTGGCCTTTGAGATGCTGGATGTGACTTTGAAGGACTACATTATCCACCAGAGGAACTTCATCCCTCTGGAACTCCATGAAGTCAGGAACGTAGTCCAACAG ATGGCCACAGCATTAGAAGCCCTGAAGACCAACGAAGTCATCCATTCAGATATAAAGTTAGACAACATCATGCTGGTGGATCGTGCAGAGCAGCCCCTCAGAGTGAAGCTCATCGACTTTGGATTGGCGTTTCCCACATGTAAAGCAAGACAGGGCACCTTTCATCAAACAACACTCTACAG GGCTCCAGAAATTATTTTGGGACTTCCCTTTTCGGAGGCCATGGACATGTGGTCTCTCGGGGTTGTGATGGCGTTCTTGGTCCTTGGTGATTTGCTATTCCCTGGGGTCACTGAATATGATGCT TTGCGATGCATAGTCGATCTACTGGGCGTACCTCCAGACCATCTTCTGAGTGCCGGGTGGTTCACACACGATTATTTTGTTCAAAGATTGTCTGGGCACTGGAGACTGATG ACACCTGAGGAGTTTTGGGGAAGTCGAAAACCTTTCAGAGACTACAGGGCCTACCATTTCCGCAACCTGGACGAGGTGGAAAAC TTGCCCCTGACGAACCTGAGTATGGTGGAGGCCGATGAGAAAAAGGAGTGCGTCGACCTGCTGAAGGCAATGCTTCAGATGGATGCTGATAAGAGGATCACCCCAAGTCAGGTCCTCGCCCATCCATTCATCACATGGGGCACCCTCCAACATGGCTTTAA CAGTGAAACTCTGCAAGCAAGCACCAGCTGCACTACTGAACCAGGAACCAGCAAGACAAAGGAACTAGGAGCCATCCAGAAAGCAGACCCAGGGACCCATTCAGGCAACAGAACCAGGAACAACTAA
- the tada2b gene encoding transcriptional adapter 2-beta yields the protein MADLGKKYCVNCLADVTNLRLRCTDCPDIELCPECFSAGAEIGNHRRWHGYQQVDGGRFSLWGPEAEGGWTSREEQSLLDAIEQFGFGNWEDMATHVGASRTPQEVMEHYVTMYIHGNLGKACIPDSIPNRVTDHTCPSGGPLSPSLTTPLPPLDISLAEQQQLGYMPLRDDYEIEYDQDAEKLISGLSVNYDDEDVEIEMKRAHVDMYVRKLRERQRRKNIARDYNLVPVFLGRDKKDKEKEKPGALGVLGAAGSVGGAGAGGGAIGSGSTTAAGSGSVPSTPKRKITKEEKEQRVRLRGLCQFMAHREFEDFFENMHKERVLRAKVRELQRYRRNGITRLEESAEYEAARHKREKRKENKSVVTSKRGSGGGGGLGSGMGLGGGAGGGGGIAGGLGVGGGIKEEGKDGEFAAIENLTGFELLSDREKVLCNSLNLSPARYLTVKTIIIKDHLQKRQGIPAKSRLPSYLDKVLKKRILTFLTESGWISRDAS from the exons ATGGCCGACCTGGGGAAGAAGTACTGCGTTAACTGCCTTGCAGATGTTACAAACCTGCGGCTTCGCTGCACCGACTGTCCCGATATCGAGCTGTGCCCGGAGTGCTTCTCGGCGGGCGCAGAAATCGGTAATCACCGGAGATGGCACGGCTACCAGCAGGTCGACGGCGGTCGGTTCTCTCTCTGGGGTCCCGAGGCAGAGGGAGGATGGACCAGCAGGGAAGAGCAGTCGCTACTCGATGCTATCGAGCAGTTTGGATTTGGAAACTGG gAGGACATGGCCACCCATGTTGGAGCATCCCGTACTCCTCAGGAAGTCATGGAACACTATGTCACCATGTACATCCATGGAAACCTGGGTAAGGCTTGCATACCTGACAGTATTCCCAACCGAGTAACTGACCACACCTGCCCGAGTGGAGGTCCCCTGTCGCCCAGCCTCACCACCCCTCTCCCCCCGCTGGATATCAGCctggctgagcagcagcagctgggctACATGCCTCTACGTGACGACTATGAGATTGAATATGACCAGGACGCAGAGAAGCTCATTAGTGGGCTGTCTGTGAACTACGACGATGAGGATGTGGAAATTGAGATGAAACGTGCCCACGTGGACATGTATGTGCGGAAGCTCAGAGAACGCCAGCGACGTAAGAACATCGCCCGAGACTACAACCTGGTGCCTGTGTTCCTGGGCCGAGACAAGAAAgacaaggaaaaggagaaacCAGGAGCTCTGGGAGTCCTAGGTGCTGCTGGTAGTGTGGGCGGGGCAGGAGCTGGCGGTGGTGCAATTGGATCAGGTtctacaacagcagcaggatcAGGTTCTGTTCCTAGTACACCCAAAAGAAAGATCAccaaggaggagaaggagcagcgGGTCAGGCTGCGGGGGCTCTGCCAGTTCATGGCCCATCGGGAGTTTGAAGACTTCTTTGAGAACATGCATAAAGAGCGTGTGCTGAGAGCCAAGGTGCGTGAGCTGCAGCGCTACCGACGCAATGGCATCACCCGCCTGGAAGAGTCGGCTGAGTATGAAGCAGCGCGCCACAAACGGGAGAAACGCAAGGAGAACAAAAGCGTGGTCACCTCCAAACGGGGcagtggaggggggggtggaCTCGGCTCGGGGATGGGACTCGGgggtggagctggagggggaggaggcaTTGCTGGAGGGTTGGGAGTTGGAGGTGGGATCAAAGAAGAGGGTAAAGATGGGGAGTTTGCTGCCATTGAGAATCTGACAGGCTTTGAACTGCTGTCAGACAGGGAGAAGGTGCTGTGTAACTCTCTGAACCTAAGCCCAGCACGCTACCTGACTGTCaaaaccatcatcatcaaagaTCACTTGCAGAAAAGGCAAGGCATCCCGGCTAAGAGCCGACTGCCCAGCTACCTGGACAAAGTCCTCAAGAAGCGCATACTCACCTTCCTCACAGAAAGTGGCTGGATATCCCGAGACGCCTCTTAG
- the ccdc96 gene encoding LOW QUALITY PROTEIN: coiled-coil domain-containing protein 96 (The sequence of the model RefSeq protein was modified relative to this genomic sequence to represent the inferred CDS: deleted 1 base in 1 codon): MDGEPEHEENEVKNETERETPDDSSNEKDNSPVAVDGNEKEGVPAEEGASHHEEENSESMKATGEPHVEAVNSDPEENSGDELPGVDNVTTSIDLDVRVNEVNEQSLSQEESVVFEINSNDNDGSPRLHLETPERAQTTSPAQEGEKETEDEEVTAAPAENEDTIYEEYMQLLQELCEEKDKASQHSSQLQMKLAEYLRKKAGDDAQLEREMLVSEQLQEYEKYINILTDVKQQLTADSETAQQQAEELRLQSQEKLDKVENEWQAFMALKQHVAVTVLSRCLGKQVAQAKVESTLSAEQFQQDELIKLRLKHIKLRIKIHRLEAELRDREERSRDPLQLQFEQLQAARLEQKKEAEKQSEELLKLQNKISSSLELLSNIKEKLFWTQMEVQAKREQLAEVEASVARKRDLLTRTKQARNSLQRDNLRLKECRGLLGNRVLLRDFEDSVDASDRLEEQLENLKCRQAEIVFSCGRWKKKLETA; this comes from the exons ATGGACGGAGAGCCAGAACATGAAGAAAATGAGGTGAAGaatgaaacagagagggagacaccAGACGATTCCTCCAATGAGAAAGACAATTCTCCAGTTGCAGTtgatggaaatgaaaaagaaggtGTCCCAGCTGAAGAGGGTGCTTCACATCATGAAGAGGAAAACTCTGAAAGTATGAAAGCTACTGGGGAGCCTCATGTTGAAGCAGTCAACTCTGATCCAGAAGAGAACAGTGGAGATGAGCTCCCTGGTGTCGACAACGTCACCACAAGTATAGACTTGGATGTGAGGGTGAATGAAGTCAATGAGCAGTCATTGTCCCAGGAGGAGAGTGTTGTTTTTGAAATCAACAGCAATGACAATGATGGATCTCCCAGACTGCATCTTGAGACCCCGGAGAGAGCCCAGACTACCAGTCCTGCACAGGAGGGGGAAAAGGagactgaggatgaggaggtcACTGCCGCTCCTGCAGAAAATGAAGACACCATCTATGAGGAATACATGCAGCTCCTCCAGGAGCTCTgtgaggagaaagacaaagcCAGCCAACACAGCAGCCAGCTGCAGATGAAGCTGGCAGAGTACCTCCGCAAGAAGGCCGGGGACGACGCCCAGCTGGAGAGGGAGATGCTGGtgtcagagcagctgcaggagtaTGAGAAGTACATTAACATCCTGACTGACGTGAAACAGCAGCTCACAGCTGACTCAGAGACAGCccagcagcaggcagaggaGCTGAGGTTACAGTCCCAAGAGAAGCTGGACAAG GTGGAAAATGAATGGCAAGCGTTCATGGCACTGAAGCAGCATGTAGCTGTGACAGTGCTAAGCCGATGCCTGGGTAAACAGGTGGCTCAGGCCAAAGTGGAGTCAACCctgtctgcagagcagtttCAGCAGGACGAGCTGATCAAGCTGCGGCTCAAGCACATCAAGCTGAGGATCAAGATTCACAGGCTGGAAGCAGAGCTCCGAGATAGGGAAGAACGCAGCAGGGACCCCCTACAGCTCCAGTTTGAACAGCTGCAGGCCGCGAGGCTGGAGCAgaaaaaagaagctgaaaaGCAAAGTGAGGAATTGTTAAAGCTGCAGAACAAGATCAGCAGCAGCTTGGAG CTCCTGTCAAACATAAAGGAGAAGCTGTTCTGGACCCAGATGGAGGTTCAGGCCAAGCGAGAGCAGCTGGCCGAAGTGGAGGCCTCGGTGGCCAGGAAGAGAGACCTCCTGACCAGGACCAAGCAGGCACGCAACAGCCTGCAGAGAGACAACCTGAGGCTAAAGGAGTGTCGTGGATTACTGGGGAACAGGGTCCTGCTGCGGGACTTTGAGGAC TCCGTGGACGCCTCCGACCGCCTGGAGGAGCAACTGGAGAATCTGAAGTGTCGGCAAGCTGAGATTGTCTTCAGCTGTGGCAGATGGAAGAAGAAGCTGGAGACAgcttaa